The Sorangiineae bacterium MSr11367 genome window below encodes:
- a CDS encoding VWA domain-containing protein gives MIRHRSVTLAVVSAFIATITAAGCGGSGDSGFNNEDGNGKPGTGDPPGTGDPGIGGGLNNGAGDAGPGTNPGSTGDVTNCASQTAQATLQPVNLVFMFDKSRSMIRNTSTGEDITSKKWGPIVDAAESFYADAQSARMRASLTFFSGSSCNTDSFSTPQVSLRDLPNSKDFTAAFGGVRPDGGTPSVAAMGGAAKQATNVAALHKGEVTVIVLATDGTPEDNCADGCTDPHDCCVANCNGQGGQPVIDQQCRANETKCKVDLVAKQAKEAKDDGFRTYVIGITSDPGHDKLERLDTVAESGGTSKAMLVKVNDTASTKQAFIDALNKIRTQNMSCDFAIPNPPGGGTINYDAVRVNFTNSSNAASTIPYSEACTGGNGWHYDNKAAPKKISLCANSCTTVQGDPRGKINIAFDCKGQLADGGSGGVH, from the coding sequence ATGATCCGACATCGAAGCGTCACTCTCGCCGTAGTGTCGGCGTTCATCGCGACAATTACTGCGGCGGGGTGTGGAGGCAGCGGCGACTCGGGTTTCAACAATGAGGACGGCAATGGGAAACCTGGAACGGGTGATCCCCCTGGAACGGGAGACCCCGGCATTGGCGGAGGGCTCAACAATGGCGCTGGGGACGCGGGGCCAGGCACCAATCCAGGAAGTACCGGAGATGTGACGAATTGCGCGTCCCAGACGGCGCAGGCCACGTTGCAGCCGGTCAACCTGGTCTTCATGTTCGACAAGTCGCGCAGCATGATCAGGAACACGAGCACGGGCGAGGACATCACCAGCAAGAAGTGGGGGCCAATCGTCGATGCCGCAGAGTCGTTTTATGCCGACGCGCAATCTGCCCGCATGAGGGCATCCCTCACCTTCTTCTCGGGTTCGTCGTGCAACACCGACTCGTTTTCGACTCCCCAAGTGTCGCTGCGCGATCTGCCCAATTCGAAAGACTTCACGGCGGCATTCGGGGGCGTAAGGCCCGACGGCGGTACCCCTTCGGTCGCAGCCATGGGGGGCGCGGCCAAACAAGCCACGAACGTAGCGGCGTTGCACAAAGGGGAGGTGACGGTCATCGTGCTCGCAACGGACGGGACCCCCGAAGACAACTGCGCGGATGGCTGCACGGACCCGCATGACTGCTGCGTCGCCAATTGCAACGGCCAAGGGGGACAGCCGGTCATCGATCAACAGTGCAGGGCCAATGAGACGAAATGCAAAGTCGATCTCGTTGCCAAGCAAGCCAAAGAGGCAAAGGACGACGGCTTTCGAACTTACGTCATCGGAATCACCAGCGACCCTGGACATGACAAGCTCGAAAGGCTCGACACGGTTGCGGAGTCCGGTGGAACGTCGAAAGCCATGTTGGTCAAAGTCAACGACACGGCCTCGACGAAGCAGGCATTCATCGATGCACTGAACAAGATTCGCACGCAGAACATGTCTTGCGACTTCGCCATTCCCAATCCCCCGGGCGGCGGCACGATCAACTACGACGCCGTGCGGGTCAATTTCACGAACAGCAGCAACGCGGCCTCCACGATTCCCTATAGCGAAGCGTGCACCGGCGGCAACGGGTGGCACTACGACAACAAGGCCGCACCGAAGAAGATCTCGCTTTGTGCCAACTCGTGCACGACGGTGCAAGGGGATCCGCGCGGCAAGATCAACATTGCCTTCGACTGCAAGGGCCAACTCGCCGACGGCGGCTCCGGCGGCGTCCACTGA